A part of Myxococcales bacterium genomic DNA contains:
- the map gene encoding type I methionyl aminopeptidase codes for MAEAIEILSAQELEGMRAACKLAADMLSHVGKMVTSGISTQDIDDEVVKYAKEHGATNGPLGYHGFPKSVCTSINEVVCHGIPDKKRILKNGDIINVDVSPVLNGFFGDTSKMFFVGKPSALAQELVQITEECMWAGIREVAPNKRVGDIGAAIQDVAESAGFSVVRDFVGHGIGKVFHHPSLQIPHYGRRGTGRRLVEGMIFTIEPMINEGVWQVEVLDDDWTAVTKDRKLSAQCEHTVRVTQSGVEVLTLREDETLKL; via the coding sequence ATGGCCGAAGCAATTGAAATTCTCAGTGCGCAAGAGTTAGAGGGAATGCGTGCAGCATGCAAACTTGCTGCCGATATGCTGTCTCATGTGGGTAAAATGGTAACGAGTGGTATTAGCACTCAAGATATTGATGATGAAGTAGTAAAGTATGCTAAAGAACATGGGGCGACTAATGGCCCCTTAGGTTATCACGGTTTTCCAAAATCGGTGTGTACCAGCATCAATGAAGTTGTATGTCACGGAATACCAGATAAAAAACGTATTTTAAAAAATGGAGATATTATCAACGTTGATGTTTCGCCGGTTCTTAATGGTTTTTTTGGCGATACATCAAAGATGTTTTTTGTGGGTAAGCCTTCTGCTTTGGCTCAAGAATTAGTGCAGATTACCGAAGAATGTATGTGGGCAGGTATTAGAGAGGTAGCTCCTAATAAGCGTGTTGGCGATATTGGTGCTGCTATTCAAGATGTTGCCGAATCAGCCGGTTTTTCTGTTGTGCGAGATTTTGTTGGTCACGGCATAGGAAAAGTTTTTCATCATCCAAGTTTGCAAATTCCTCACTATGGTCGACGCGGAACAGGAAGGCGTTTGGTTGAGGGAATGATTTTTACCATCGAGCCCATGATCAATGAAGGTGTATGGCAAGTGGAAGTTCTCGACGATGATTGGACTGCGGTCACCAAAGATAGAAAATTATCTGCTCAGTGCGAACATACTGTGAGAGTTACCCAAAGCGGGGTTGAAGTTTTGACCTTAAGAGAGGATGAGACATTGAAACTTTAA
- the rlmN gene encoding 23S rRNA (adenine(2503)-C(2))-methyltransferase RlmN, with protein MSTATLAKDLRSLLPSELEPLFFEIQEPKYKSKQLFQALHRQGINSLDDALQIKKSTRDYLAQHCKLAALEQTLVKVSSDGTRKYQFKTHDGHTIESVFIPHAAKQGRHSLCISSQVGCAMGCTFCATAALKLVRNLDASEIVAQVYNVAQDVMKNGNHHELMLSKNERPIHNIVFMGMGEPLHNFNNLVRAIELLTHQDGMAFSPRRITVSTSGIVPKIKELGEKTGVYLAVSLNATTNEIRNIIMPVNNKWHIEELLKACRDFPLKIRERITFEYVLLKGINDNQEDAHRLAHLLKDMQCKINLIPFNEHPLSPYKKPDNEVTLMFHKILYRAHLSVFTRKTRGDDIDAACGMLGAKKLESKRSDISGSVLKTDRELQ; from the coding sequence ATGTCCACAGCAACACTTGCAAAAGACTTACGAAGTCTTCTTCCCAGTGAACTCGAACCACTATTTTTTGAAATTCAAGAGCCCAAATACAAAAGCAAACAGCTTTTTCAGGCTCTTCATCGCCAGGGAATTAATTCGCTCGATGATGCACTGCAAATAAAAAAATCTACTAGAGATTATCTAGCGCAACATTGCAAACTCGCAGCCTTAGAGCAAACTTTAGTCAAAGTAAGCAGTGATGGTACTCGCAAATATCAATTTAAAACTCATGATGGGCATACTATAGAAAGCGTGTTTATTCCTCATGCGGCAAAACAAGGCAGACACTCCCTATGCATCTCGAGCCAAGTGGGTTGTGCTATGGGTTGCACGTTTTGTGCTACCGCTGCTTTGAAATTGGTACGCAACCTTGACGCATCTGAAATTGTTGCCCAAGTATACAATGTTGCCCAAGATGTTATGAAAAATGGCAATCACCATGAACTAATGCTAAGCAAAAATGAACGTCCTATTCACAATATTGTGTTCATGGGCATGGGTGAACCTCTCCATAATTTCAACAACCTTGTGCGAGCCATTGAGCTGCTTACCCATCAAGACGGTATGGCTTTTTCACCTCGCCGCATTACGGTATCAACATCGGGAATTGTTCCTAAAATCAAAGAACTTGGCGAAAAAACTGGAGTTTACTTAGCAGTAAGCCTAAACGCTACCACTAATGAAATTCGCAACATTATCATGCCGGTAAATAACAAATGGCATATTGAAGAACTGCTTAAAGCATGCAGAGATTTTCCACTTAAAATCAGAGAGCGTATTACTTTTGAATATGTTCTTCTCAAGGGCATAAATGATAACCAGGAAGACGCTCATCGCTTGGCCCATCTTCTCAAAGATATGCAGTGCAAAATAAATTTAATTCCCTTTAATGAGCATCCTCTTTCGCCTTATAAAAAACCCGACAACGAAGTGACGCTTATGTTTCATAAAATTTTGTACAGAGCCCATTTGTCAGTGTTTACCCGCAAAACTCGCGGTGATGATATTGATGCTGCCTGCGGCATGCTTGGTGCAAAAAAATTAGAGTCAAAGCGGAGTGATATATCTGGTTCTGTCTTAAAAACTGATAGAGAACTCCAATAA
- a CDS encoding HAMP domain-containing histidine kinase: MVLSPFRKINRIINKGVQEHGAPYELFGVFAVVNYIVPYFMWSPAKTSNFELLIVLRLVAGIMSFLLIIKDYWSDFLQKYLPLYWYATLFYCLPFITSYMLFDSQGDTFWLLNMILAIFLLTVLVDWKSFLALLFLGMLGAYFFYSLVGEAETFTLSKDTLYWVIYMCFFSSLVGVLFSRRNEKIAQERLNAYKTVSASIAHEMRTPLSSMYISSQNMGHYLIKLLDAYREAKKNNIQVPKIEEQKIKLLEKFPEHLSYISRRTISIIDVFLANFSNVDEKTVDVENISISQIIHKAVAEYPFFSEKERALVAISDANDFCCLVNESLLVHVFYNLMKNSLSQIQISKKGEIKIFYSQEEHYNVVHFLDTASGIKSSEIPKIFDDFYTKTFHGAGLGLAYCRKVMQACGGSIKCLSQLGDYTEFRLYFPNVSHPAHELKVYKLKD, translated from the coding sequence ATGGTATTATCGCCGTTTAGAAAAATAAATCGCATTATTAACAAAGGTGTCCAGGAACATGGGGCGCCTTATGAATTGTTTGGAGTTTTTGCGGTTGTTAATTATATAGTTCCCTACTTCATGTGGTCTCCGGCAAAAACAAGTAACTTTGAGCTTTTGATAGTATTGAGGCTTGTTGCCGGTATAATGAGTTTTTTGCTGATAATAAAAGATTACTGGAGCGATTTTTTACAAAAGTATCTGCCTCTTTATTGGTATGCTACTTTATTTTATTGTTTGCCATTTATTACGTCCTATATGTTGTTTGACAGCCAGGGTGACACATTTTGGCTGCTTAATATGATATTGGCAATATTTCTGTTGACAGTTTTAGTTGATTGGAAAAGTTTCCTTGCATTGCTTTTTTTGGGGATGCTGGGAGCTTATTTTTTTTACTCCCTTGTTGGTGAGGCAGAAACTTTCACATTGTCAAAAGATACTCTTTATTGGGTCATATACATGTGTTTTTTCTCTAGTTTGGTAGGAGTGCTTTTTTCTCGACGCAATGAGAAAATCGCTCAAGAGAGACTCAATGCCTATAAAACAGTGAGTGCATCGATTGCCCATGAAATGCGCACTCCTTTATCGTCGATGTATATTTCTTCTCAGAATATGGGGCACTATTTGATAAAACTTTTAGATGCTTATAGAGAAGCAAAAAAAAATAATATTCAAGTTCCAAAAATAGAAGAACAAAAAATAAAATTATTGGAAAAATTTCCTGAGCATCTGAGCTATATTTCTCGTCGTACGATTTCTATTATCGACGTCTTTTTGGCGAATTTTAGCAATGTAGATGAAAAAACAGTGGACGTAGAAAATATTTCCATTAGCCAAATAATTCACAAGGCGGTAGCAGAATATCCTTTTTTTTCAGAAAAAGAGCGAGCTCTTGTAGCAATTTCTGATGCCAATGATTTTTGTTGCCTGGTAAATGAAAGTTTACTTGTTCACGTCTTTTATAATTTAATGAAAAACTCCTTAAGTCAGATTCAAATATCAAAAAAAGGAGAGATAAAAATTTTTTATTCGCAAGAAGAACACTACAATGTAGTTCACTTTCTTGATACGGCAAGCGGAATTAAAAGTTCAGAAATCCCTAAAATATTTGATGACTTTTATACCAAAACATTCCACGGGGCAGGCTTGGGTTTAGCATATTGCAGGAAAGTCATGCAGGCATGTGGTGGAAGTATTAAGTGCTTATCTCAATTGGGCGATTATACGGAGTTTCGTCTTTATTTCCCCAATGTGTCACACCCTGCTCATGAGCTGAAAGTTTATAAATTAAAAGATTAA
- a CDS encoding sodium:solute symporter family protein, with the protein MSTMFDSGFVFGFLIFVLVVGFLKSRKIRNMREYSIAERKYSLPIMVATVTATTIGGGSSIGMVASIFSFGIVFILISFGNPLNSFLVSQFFVNRINEISDCISVGDIMHKFYGRHARIIAGICGTLYCAAAVGGQVSAIGFIINYFLHIPFALGVAIGCGILIVYSSFGGVKAVTATDVIQFAVLIIAVPMICNVGLHLMGGYSELFERVPSRVLTLPHTAGEIINYFFIFLGFCVPFLDPPTTQRLLMAKDREQIQNTLRWSALIQVCFFIVIGIIALIAVANNADYDPNMAFTHLVSTILPVGLKGIAIAGLLSVVMSTADSYLNAAGIAFVHDVIGPLRQGKISDKGELKLAKWATFMIGSLATVIALSFSSIMSIILFSLNFWGPIIVVPLYAGLLGVKVNKGSFLGGVVGGILAFCIWHFLVEPRLNIGSLIPSMIGNFIGFCFIHFLQKYKSTRLEIA; encoded by the coding sequence GTGAGTACTATGTTCGACAGTGGTTTTGTATTTGGGTTTTTAATTTTCGTATTAGTTGTAGGATTTTTAAAGAGCAGAAAAATTCGTAATATGCGCGAGTATTCGATAGCTGAGCGAAAATATTCTTTGCCTATTATGGTTGCTACTGTTACTGCCACGACTATTGGTGGCGGTTCAAGTATCGGTATGGTTGCAAGCATTTTTAGCTTTGGAATTGTTTTTATTCTTATTTCTTTTGGCAATCCTCTCAACAGCTTTTTAGTCTCTCAGTTTTTTGTCAATCGCATTAATGAAATTTCAGATTGTATTTCTGTCGGCGATATTATGCATAAATTTTATGGTCGCCATGCACGAATTATCGCTGGAATATGTGGAACACTTTACTGTGCAGCTGCGGTAGGTGGACAGGTAAGCGCTATTGGTTTCATTATTAATTATTTTCTTCACATTCCCTTTGCGTTGGGAGTAGCAATTGGGTGTGGAATTTTAATTGTCTATTCATCTTTTGGTGGAGTCAAAGCAGTCACTGCGACCGATGTGATTCAGTTTGCTGTTTTGATTATAGCTGTTCCAATGATTTGTAATGTAGGTCTGCACTTGATGGGTGGTTATTCAGAATTATTTGAAAGAGTTCCTTCCAGAGTTTTGACTTTGCCTCATACGGCGGGTGAAATTATTAACTACTTTTTTATTTTCCTGGGCTTTTGTGTGCCATTTTTGGATCCTCCTACGACCCAACGTTTGCTTATGGCAAAGGATAGAGAGCAGATCCAAAATACTTTGCGTTGGTCAGCTTTGATTCAAGTTTGTTTTTTCATTGTGATAGGCATCATAGCCCTTATCGCGGTAGCAAATAATGCTGATTATGATCCCAATATGGCTTTCACCCATCTGGTAAGTACGATTTTGCCTGTAGGGCTCAAAGGCATAGCTATTGCAGGGCTTCTCTCTGTTGTAATGTCTACAGCCGATAGTTACCTCAATGCAGCTGGTATTGCTTTTGTTCACGATGTAATTGGACCGTTACGTCAGGGGAAAATAAGCGATAAAGGAGAACTTAAACTTGCTAAGTGGGCAACTTTTATGATTGGGAGCCTTGCTACTGTTATTGCTTTAAGTTTTTCAAGTATCATGAGTATTATTCTTTTTTCCCTTAACTTTTGGGGACCAATAATCGTTGTTCCACTTTATGCAGGCTTACTTGGGGTCAAAGTGAACAAAGGAAGTTTTTTGGGAGGTGTAGTAGGTGGCATTTTGGCTTTTTGTATTTGGCATTTCTTGGTGGAGCCTCGATTAAATATTGGAAGCCTCATTCCAAGTATGATAGGAAATTTTATCGGATTTTGTTTTATTCACTTTCTACAAAAATATAAATCAACAAGACTTGAAATCGCATAG
- a CDS encoding DUF4423 domain-containing protein has protein sequence MMDIFSFDNYKNFVRYLLCEKNQTWGNQNKIAQIMRCQSSYVSQVLKGSPHLSTDNISRLCDHILCSDDEKEYLINLLLIEKSACKNLIRFLKKKNQKLIEKNCPIKEKLKIETKENKLFNSEVYYSKFIFSAIHILLTIEKYQSMDALCKKLSLDPMMIKQCIDELCKMGILESSEHFFKVSNSILYGRSQNDFLRHHSNWSCHLQHLLQMKGYVGLHYIDVVSISEKDYLFIKSEIQKFIESFRKIIAPSKEEEAYNLQIDFFPI, from the coding sequence ATGATGGATATTTTTAGTTTTGATAACTACAAAAATTTTGTGCGTTATTTGCTGTGTGAAAAAAATCAGACCTGGGGGAATCAAAATAAAATAGCCCAGATAATGCGATGTCAATCATCCTATGTTTCACAGGTTTTAAAAGGGAGTCCTCACCTTAGCACTGATAATATTTCTCGCTTGTGTGATCATATTCTATGCAGCGACGATGAAAAAGAATATTTAATTAATTTATTGTTGATAGAAAAAAGTGCATGTAAAAATCTGATCAGATTTCTTAAAAAGAAAAATCAAAAACTGATCGAAAAAAATTGTCCTATAAAAGAAAAATTAAAAATAGAAACCAAAGAAAATAAATTATTTAATAGCGAAGTGTATTATTCAAAATTTATTTTCTCAGCTATTCATATTTTGTTGACCATCGAAAAATATCAAAGCATGGATGCTCTTTGTAAAAAACTCTCTCTCGATCCAATGATGATAAAGCAATGCATTGATGAACTTTGTAAGATGGGAATCTTAGAGTCGAGCGAACATTTTTTTAAGGTTTCTAACTCAATACTCTACGGGCGAAGTCAAAATGATTTTCTACGCCATCATAGCAACTGGTCTTGCCATCTTCAGCATCTGCTGCAAATGAAAGGATATGTTGGTCTGCATTATATCGACGTGGTTTCTATCAGTGAAAAAGATTACCTTTTTATAAAAAGTGAAATACAAAAGTTTATTGAGTCTTTTAGAAAAATAATTGCTCCATCTAAAGAGGAAGAAGCTTACAATTTGCAAATAGATTTTTTTCCTATTTAA